Part of the Amycolatopsis sp. 195334CR genome is shown below.
GCTTGGGGTGATCCCGATCCAGTACGGTTCGTACTTGTCGGCGTCGAGGTGCTTGGCAATCTCCTGCGCGGACTTGACCGAGACGGGGTGTTCCTCGGAACTTCCCCCGAAGATGATTCCGATCTTCATATCCAGTGCTGCTTTCTGCTTTCGAAGTTCAGGCAGTTGACAATGGAGTTCTCCACGGTGTCGCCAAGGGCGTGGTCCGTGTAGTAGGCGGTGTGCGGGCTGATGATCACGTTCGGGAGTTTCTGCAGTCGCAGCAGCAGATCGCTGTCCACCGGCTCGTTCCGGCGGTCCGCGTAGAAGATTCCGTCCTCTCCTTCGAGCACGTCCAGCGCCGCACCGCCCAGTTCGTCGTTCTCCAGCGCGTCGACGAGTGCCTCGGTGTCGAGCAGCGGACCGCGCCCGGTGTTCACCACGTACGCGCCACGCCTCATTTCCTTGATGCGCTGACGATCCAGCAGGTGGTGGGTGTCCGCGGTGAGGGGCGTGTGAAGCGTCACGATGTCGCTCTGCCGCAACAATTCGTCCAGAGAAACGTATTCGGCGGAGATCCCGGGACGGCTGTCGTGAGCCAGGATCTGGCAGCCGAAGCCCCGAAGCCGGTCCACGACGGCCGCGCCGATGCGACCCGTGCCGATGATTCCGACGGTCAGATCGCGCAGCTCTTTCCCGCGCACTTCGTGCAGCCGGTAGTCGTGGACGTCCGTGCGCCTGATCATGGATTTGGCGTTCCGCACGGACATCAACATCAGCATCAGCGTGTAGTCGGCCACGCTGTCCGGCGAGTAGGTGACGTTCTCCACGGAAATGCCGACGCTCTTCGCGTACGACACGTCGAGGTGGTTGTACCCGATGCTCCTGGTGGAGATGTAGCCCACACCCGCCTGGCTGAGCGCGAGCAGCGTTTCGTCGGTGATCCGGGTCTTGTGCCCCACGCTGATGCACCGATTTCCCGCCGCCAGCGCGACATTGGCCTCGGACACCGCATCCTCGACGATGGTCGGCCGGATCCCGAAGCGGGACGACATCTCCCGGAACAGGGCGGCCTCGTCCGGCCCGCACCCGTAAACCGTGATCCCCATCCCCGGCACGGTGGCGAAGGACCAGGCCCCCAGCGACCGGGTGCGGCGGGCCGCCGTTCGTGCTGGTTCGCGGTAGGTCATGCGCCCCAGTCAAGACAGCGCGGCGTTGCGAGCGCGTATCCGGTTTTCGATATGCGCAGGATAAGTTACTGGCGAGTAGTGCTAGGTTTGATGGCCGATCATCGCGATCAGGGTCCCGACCAGGTCCTCGGGCGTGACCGCCCATTTGTGCGCGGCCAGGTGCCCGTTGACTTCCAGGTCCGTGATGCCGTGCGCGCTGGACAACAGCAGCGCGGCGTACCGCTGGGTGTGCTCACCGCCGACGACCCCGCCGACGATGGCGAGGAACTCGTCCATGGCGCGGTCGGCCGCTTCCGTTGCGGCCTGGACCGCGGCCGGGGCGCCGGCCGGGGTGGTGAACATGAGGCGGTACAGGTGCGGCTGGTGACGGCCGATCGTCATCAGGGCGCCCAAGCCGCGCCGCAGGGTGTCCGCGGCGGGTACCTCGGGGTCGGTGCGCACGGCCCGCACCTGATCTGCGAGTCGTTCCAGCGCTTCGGCGGCGACGGTGGTCAGCAGGCTGTCCTTGTCCGGGAAGTGCCCGTACGGCGCCCCTCGGGTGACGCCGGCTCGGGCGCCGACCGCGCGCAGCGTCACCGCGTCCGGGCCGCCGCTGTCCAGCAGGTCGGCGGCGGCGTCCACCAGGGCGCGCCGCGTCGCGGCGGCGGATTCCGCTCGGCTGGCCATGGGCACACCCTAACGGTTGACACTGTCATCCGAGCTGCCTAGCCTCGTTCACATGACAGTGTCACATGAAACCGTGGTTGTTACCGGAGCGTCGACCGGGATCGGTGCGGCGAGTGCCCGCGAGCTGGCTCGCCGGGGGTTCCACGTGTTGGCGGGGGTTCGTCGGGAGCAGGACGCGGACGCGCTTCGCGGGCCCGGCATCGAGCCGGTCATTCTCGACATCACGCAGCCCGAGCACATCGCCGAGTTGGCCGGGCGCGTGAGTTCGTTGCGAGCGCTGGTGAACAACGCGGCGGTTCAGACCAACGCGCCGGTGGAAGCCCTGCCGTTGAGCGAATGGCGTCGCCAGTTCGAGGTCAACCTGTTCGGCCACATCGCGGTCACGCAGGCACTGCTGCCCGCGCTGCTGCGTCGTTCGGGCCGGGTGGTCAACATCAGCTCGGTCGGCGGGCGGGTCGCGATGGCCACGTACGGCCCTTACGCGAGCACGAAATTCGCCCTCGAAGCAGTCAGCGACTCGCTGCGGCGGGAACTGGCGCCGCTGGGCGTGCGGGTGGTCGTCGTCGAGCCGGGCGCGGTGCGCACGGAGATGCCGGACCGGGTGATCGCCGCCACGAAACAGCAGGCCGCCACCATGTCGCCGGAACACCGCGAACGCTACGGAAAGCTGATCCAGGCGGCCAACGCGCACGCCGCCGCCCACATCCCGGGCGGCCGGTCCGCCGCCGACGCGGCCAAGGTGATCGCGAAGGCCGTGACCGCCGGGAAGCCGCGCACCCGCTACACCGTCGGCCGCGACGCGGCGCTGGGCACGCGGCTGGCCCGGGTGGTGCCGGACCGGTTGCTGGACTGGGCCCTCGCGGCCAGCTTGAGGCCGCACTACCCGAAGGTCAGTCCAGTTCCGCGGTGAAGGCGCCGGTGAGGAGTTCTCGGGCGCGGGGCAGGGTGATGGAGCCGCTGAGCCAGCGTTCGCTGAGGCCTTCGACGAGGGCGGTCAGGCGTTCGGCGGCATCGGCCGGGTTGATGGTCGCGGAGACCCGGCCGACGGCTTGCGCCTCGCGGATCAGGGTTTCCGTGTCCGCCGACCAGGCCTCGGTGCTGTCACGCAGGGACTCGCGCAGGTCGTCCGAAAACACCGCGCTGGCACGGAGTTCGCCCCACGCGGTGCTGTTGGTGCGGACCTCGTCGGTGTCCTGGAGTTCCAGCAGCAGCATCTGCTCGAGGCGGGTGCGCGGATCGTCCGCGCTCAGCGCGCTTTCGGTGTAGCGCACGGCCCGGTCGTTGACGTGGTCCAGCGCCCGCCGGAGCACCCCGGCCCGATCCTTGAAGTGGTAGTAGATCAGCGCGGTGGACACCTCGGCCTCGGCCGCGAGCTTCTCCACCCGCAGGCCGCGCACGCCGTCCTGGGCGATCACCCGGACCGCGGCCTCCAGGATCTGGGTCTGACGATCGGACATGGATCCTCACTGTAGGGCCAGCGGCTGCTGCTGCGTGGTGCAGTGGATCCCACCCCCGCCCGCCGCGATGCCGTCGATGTCGAGTTGCACCACCTGGCGTCCGGGGAAGAGCCGCTCCAGGGTCGCGCGGGCGGCCGAATCCGCTTCGGGGTCCCCGAATTCCGGCGCGATCACCGCGCCGTTGCACACGTAGAAGTTGATGTAGCCGGCCGCGAAGTCCTCGCTGTCGTCCCGGACGTGCTCGGGGCCGTTGATCACTTCGACGCGCAATGGGCGGCCGTCGGCGTCGGTCGCGGTTTTGAGCAGGTCGAGGTGGCGGCGGGTGACGTCGTAGTCGTAGGACTCGGGGTCGTTGTCCAGTCCGGCGACCACCACGCCGGGGCCGGCGAACCGGGCGTAGAAGTCGGTGTGCCCGTCGGTGATGTCGCGACCGGCGATGCCGGGCAGCCAGATGATCTTCCGGAGGCCGAGCAGTTCGGCCAGCTCCGCCTCGACGTCCTGTTTGGACCAACCCGGGTTGCGGTTCCGGTTGAGCACGCAGCTTTCCGTGATGATCGCCGTGCCGTGGCCGTCGACCTCGATGCCGCCGCCTTCGAGCACCAGCTCGGTGCGCACCACCGGAACCCCGGCGCGCCCGGCGACGAACTCCGCGACCTCGGCGTCGCGCGCGTGCTCCTGCTTGCCGCCCCAGCCGTTGAAGTTGAAGTCGACCGCGCCGCCGGTCACGAACACCGGGCCGGTGTCGCGCAACCACAGGTCGTCGAGCGGGGTGGGGACCAGTTCGACCGCGTCGCCGACGAGTTCGCGGGCCAGGTCCAGTTCGTCCGGGCGGACGAGCATGGACACCGGTTCGAAGCGGGCGATCGTGGTGGCGATGGTGGCCAAGTTCCGCTGTACGACGGGCACCTGGTCGGGCTCCCACACGCGGTCGCTGACGCCGAAGGCCATCCACGTCCGCTGGTGTGGCTCGGCCTCGTCCGGCATCAACCGGCGCTGCGCGGCGGGGGCCGGTTCTTCGCAGCCTGTCATGAAGGCACCTCCCAGCAGCGAGAGTCCCAGTTGGACGAAGTGGCGTCGGATCATGCCCCGGACTGTACCTGACTGAATTTTCAGTCAGGAAGCGCAATGTGACAGAATCGCGGTGATGACGTGGCAGATGGTTCCGACGCACACTTCAGGGGAAGCCGCCGGTGCGGAGGTGGCGGTGTTGCCGGTGGGCAGCCACGAGCAGCATGGGGCTCACCTACCGCTGGCTACGGATACCGTGATCGCTTGCACGATTGCGGAGGCGGTCGCGGGGGCACATCCGGTGCTGCGCCTTCCCCCGGTCACCATTTCCTGTTCGCATGAGCACGCCGCCTGGCCTGGCACGGTCAGCATTTCGGCTACCACGCTCGCCGCGATCGTTACCGACGTGGCGGCGTCGCTCAAGGCGAGTGGCATTGAGAAGCTCGTGCTCGTCAACGGCCACGGGGGCAACTACGTGCTGAGCAACATCGTTCAGCAATCAAAGAAGATGGCGCTTTTCCCCACCATGGAGTGCTGGGACGAAGTGCGCGCCGAGGCCCGGCTGGAGACCGGCGCCTACAGCGACATGCACGCCGGCGAGCTGGAGACCTCGATCCTCCTCCACGCCCACCCCGAGCTGGTGCGTCCCGGCTACGAGAACGCCGACGAGCTCGCCGAGGATCGCAGGCACATGCTCACCACCGGGCTCGAGGCCTACACCAAGAGCGGCGTGGTCGGCCGACCCTCACTGGCCACTGCGGCAAAGGGCCGGGACGTGCTCGACCGGCTCGTCGTGGCGTTCGGTGACTGCCTCGCGTCGCTCGCTTGATCGCCGTCCGAACACCAGCACGCCGGCCCCCGGCAGGCTCGCCACCGCGCTCAGCAGGCCGTACACCACCGCCACCGTCAGGCCCTGCGCGGCGCCGAGACCCGCCGCACCAAACGACAGCGCCGTGACGCCCTCGCGCGGGCCCCACCCGCCGACGTTCACCGGCAGCCCCATCGCCAGCAGGGCCAGCAGGAAGATCGGCAACAACTCGAAGATCGGCGCATCGGTACCCGCCACGCGCGCGGCCACCAGGAACAACGCCAGGTGCCCGGCCAGCGCCGCCGCCGAGAGGGCGAGTACGCCCGGCCAGGTTCGAGCCGACAGCAGCCCGGTACGCACGTCGGCCACGGTGACCGCGACCCCGCGCCGCCACTTCGACGGGCTGTCCGCCCACCGCCGCGCCACCACCGGCGCCACGGCCAGCAGGGCCAGGACCACCGGCACGAGCGCCACCCCGATGGTGGTGATGACCTCCCGCGCCTGCGCCGGCACGAGCGTCGGCTGCACCGCCAGCACCGCGATCCCGGCCGCGATGAGCACCACCTGCCCACCGGCGCGTTCGAGCACCACCGCCCGCACCCCGCGCCCGAGATCACCCTCGTCCTTGCCGTGCCGAACCGCGCGGTGCACGTCGCCGAGCACGCCGCCGGGCAGCGCCACGTTGAGGAACAACGCGCGGTAGTACGCCGCGACCGCCTCACCCAGCGGCAGG
Proteins encoded:
- the vanH gene encoding D-lactate dehydrogenase VanH; protein product: MGITVYGCGPDEAALFREMSSRFGIRPTIVEDAVSEANVALAAGNRCISVGHKTRITDETLLALSQAGVGYISTRSIGYNHLDVSYAKSVGISVENVTYSPDSVADYTLMLMLMSVRNAKSMIRRTDVHDYRLHEVRGKELRDLTVGIIGTGRIGAAVVDRLRGFGCQILAHDSRPGISAEYVSLDELLRQSDIVTLHTPLTADTHHLLDRQRIKEMRRGAYVVNTGRGPLLDTEALVDALENDELGGAALDVLEGEDGIFYADRRNEPVDSDLLLRLQKLPNVIISPHTAYYTDHALGDTVENSIVNCLNFESRKQHWI
- a CDS encoding TetR/AcrR family transcriptional regulator, which encodes MASRAESAAATRRALVDAAADLLDSGGPDAVTLRAVGARAGVTRGAPYGHFPDKDSLLTTVAAEALERLADQVRAVRTDPEVPAADTLRRGLGALMTIGRHQPHLYRLMFTTPAGAPAAVQAATEAADRAMDEFLAIVGGVVGGEHTQRYAALLLSSAHGITDLEVNGHLAAHKWAVTPEDLVGTLIAMIGHQT
- a CDS encoding SDR family oxidoreductase codes for the protein MTVSHETVVVTGASTGIGAASARELARRGFHVLAGVRREQDADALRGPGIEPVILDITQPEHIAELAGRVSSLRALVNNAAVQTNAPVEALPLSEWRRQFEVNLFGHIAVTQALLPALLRRSGRVVNISSVGGRVAMATYGPYASTKFALEAVSDSLRRELAPLGVRVVVVEPGAVRTEMPDRVIAATKQQAATMSPEHRERYGKLIQAANAHAAAHIPGGRSAADAAKVIAKAVTAGKPRTRYTVGRDAALGTRLARVVPDRLLDWALAASLRPHYPKVSPVPR
- a CDS encoding TetR/AcrR family transcriptional regulator — translated: MSDRQTQILEAAVRVIAQDGVRGLRVEKLAAEAEVSTALIYYHFKDRAGVLRRALDHVNDRAVRYTESALSADDPRTRLEQMLLLELQDTDEVRTNSTAWGELRASAVFSDDLRESLRDSTEAWSADTETLIREAQAVGRVSATINPADAAERLTALVEGLSERWLSGSITLPRARELLTGAFTAELD
- a CDS encoding agmatine/peptidylarginine deiminase, which produces MTGCEEPAPAAQRRLMPDEAEPHQRTWMAFGVSDRVWEPDQVPVVQRNLATIATTIARFEPVSMLVRPDELDLARELVGDAVELVPTPLDDLWLRDTGPVFVTGGAVDFNFNGWGGKQEHARDAEVAEFVAGRAGVPVVRTELVLEGGGIEVDGHGTAIITESCVLNRNRNPGWSKQDVEAELAELLGLRKIIWLPGIAGRDITDGHTDFYARFAGPGVVVAGLDNDPESYDYDVTRRHLDLLKTATDADGRPLRVEVINGPEHVRDDSEDFAAGYINFYVCNGAVIAPEFGDPEADSAARATLERLFPGRQVVQLDIDGIAAGGGGIHCTTQQQPLALQ
- a CDS encoding creatininase family protein, with translation MTWQMVPTHTSGEAAGAEVAVLPVGSHEQHGAHLPLATDTVIACTIAEAVAGAHPVLRLPPVTISCSHEHAAWPGTVSISATTLAAIVTDVAASLKASGIEKLVLVNGHGGNYVLSNIVQQSKKMALFPTMECWDEVRAEARLETGAYSDMHAGELETSILLHAHPELVRPGYENADELAEDRRHMLTTGLEAYTKSGVVGRPSLATAAKGRDVLDRLVVAFGDCLASLA
- a CDS encoding lysylphosphatidylglycerol synthase transmembrane domain-containing protein — encoded protein: MTAAVLAPGLSPAAKRLLWSWLRLLAGAAILGFLCWQLGTGALLDGVRAVNLPAVAAALGIGLLTTVFSAARWVLIARRLGLRLPLGEAVAAYYRALFLNVALPGGVLGDVHRAVRHGKDEGDLGRGVRAVVLERAGGQVVLIAAGIAVLAVQPTLVPAQAREVITTIGVALVPVVLALLAVAPVVARRWADSPSKWRRGVAVTVADVRTGLLSARTWPGVLALSAAALAGHLALFLVAARVAGTDAPIFELLPIFLLALLAMGLPVNVGGWGPREGVTALSFGAAGLGAAQGLTVAVVYGLLSAVASLPGAGVLVFGRRSSERREAVTERHDEPVEHVPALCRSGQ